One Pochonia chlamydosporia 170 chromosome 5, whole genome shotgun sequence DNA segment encodes these proteins:
- a CDS encoding acetyltransferase (GNAT) family domain-containing protein, protein MTPSGSLLPDGQDSIFRLREANPSDAPAMAQICMEAFASGPIARGLHGQTGFSEAGRASMQAGMESDLRAGNSSTVRYVVAELVDNCSNPASMPSNTSGDRPCQTPSTLIGFAKWLFYPDPAKSAQGPTTVSTSSLDEGSNLGLAQAFFGGCHELRQRYIEREARRHCILTILAVSPTRRGLGAGSALVGWGTDLADREGLDCWLTSTPVGYGVYRRAGFGDVDVLDLVLGRWGLGKVDGEDWGEMLAVDGFGGVGGGLYRVVLMCRRALNG, encoded by the coding sequence ATGACTCCCAGCGGTAGCCTACTCCCCGATGGGCAGGACAGCATCTTTCGCCTTCGGGAAGCCAATCCCAGTGACGCTCCGGCCATGGCCCAAATTTGCATGGAAGCCTTTGCCTCTGGTCCCATTGCCCGCGGCCTCCATGGACAGACGGGTTTTAGCGAAGCAGGTCGAGCTTCCATGCAAGCTGGCATGGAAAGCGATCTCAGGGCAGGTAACTCCAGCACAGTGAGATACGTAGTAGCCGAGCTGGTGGACAATTGCTCCAATCCGGCTTCCATGCCCTCCAATACGTCTGGTGACCGGCCATGCCAAACGCCCAGCACGTTGATCGGCTTTGCAAAGTGGCTGTTCTACCCGGATCCAGCAAAGTCCGCGCAGGGTCCCACGACTGTATCGACTTCTTCTCTCGACGAGGGATCAAACCTGGGTCTAGCACAGGCCTTTTTCGGAGGGTGCCACGAGCTTCGACAACGGTACATTGAGCGTGAGGCGAGACGGCATTGCATTCTGACCATTTTGGCTGTTAGTCCAACGAGACGAGGACTTGGTGCTGGCTCTGCTCTGGTGGGCTGGGGCACGGATTTGGCGGACCGTGAGGGATTGGACTGCTGGCTGACCAGCACTCCGGTAGGGTATGGGGTGTATCGAAGGGCTGGTTTTGGCGATGTAGATgtcttggacttggtttTGGGGCGTTGGGGGCTGGGCAaggtggatggtgaggatTGGGGggagatgttggcggtggatggatttggtggtgttggaggaggctTGTATcgtgtggtgttgatgtgtaGGAGGGCGTTGAATGGGTAG
- a CDS encoding acetoacetyl-CoA synthase (similar to Neosartorya fischeri NRRL 181 XP_001262024.1) — MPFIHSGSYTQPVDESVPVSQLPAWFEGIKLNWAENFLWSRSANDAPGTRTQLNKEDSKIALTEVREGNTEVRHMTWAELRRRVAELATALKERGVERGDRVVMVGAHSATTLLVFLATTWLGGLFSSSSTDMGVGGLLQRTVQIDPKFVFFDDGAMYNGKTIDLRDKIQGVMEGLQECPSFKKIVVVQRFKQPYSTDNISNTERFDDFLLSKGYKQPPPMVRIGFQDPMIVYYSSGTTGIPKAIVHGVGPLLISTRKEGILHRCVTPDDVGLQYTTTGWIMYLSSVSQLALGARAVLYDGSPFIPDPTVLLKIAEQQGVTTLGLSPRWMTELMKRDIAPRKVADLSKLRRVVSTGMVLPDQMFEWFYDVAFPPQVQLANISGGTDIAGCFVLENPLTPVHVGGCVGGSLGVPIAVYDHDLPDGSDGKPLPLGQAGDLVATAAFPNVPLFLWNDDAPSPGKKYRGAYFDRFNKVWAQGDFCVFHPKTGGMLMLGRSDGVLNPSGIRFGSSDIYAVLERCFPAQVAESLCVGQRRPSDLDERVVLFLIMKQGHELDKKMVRSIKDTIAKELTKRHVPKYIFQVPEIPVTVNGKKVELPVKSIISGKTVKPSGTLLNPGSLEYFYRFQKVEELDEPVAKL; from the exons ATGCCTTTTATCCACTCCGGCAGCTACACCCAGCCTGTTGACGAGTCTGTCCCCGTCTCCCAGCTCCCGGCTTGGTTTGAAGGAATCAAGCTCAACTGGGCAGAGAACTTTCTCTGGAGCCGTAGCGCCAATGATGCCCCTGGTACGAGGACCCAGCTGAACAAGGAGGACTCCAAGATTGCGCTCACCGAAGTGCGCGAGGGCAACACCGAGGTTCGGCACATGACGTGGGCTGAGCTGCGGAGGAGGGTGGCCGAACTGGCGAcggcgttgaaggagaggGGCGTCGAGAGGGGAGATCGAGTCGTCATGGTGGGAGCACACTCGGCCACGACTCTGCTTGTGTTTTTGGCAACGACCTGGCTGGGTGGGTTGTTCAGTAGTAGCTCGACTGATATGGGGGTCGGTGGGTTGCTGCAGAGGACGGTGCAGATTGATCCCAAG TTTGTCTTTTTCGACGATGGCGCCATGTACAATGGTAAAACAATTGATCTGCGTGACAAGATTCAAGGAGTCATGGAGGGACTGCAAGAATGTCCGTCTTTCAAAAAGATTGTCGTCGTTCAGCGTTTTAAGCAGCCTTATTCTACGgacaacatctccaacacGGAGCGATTCGACGACTTTCTCCTTTCCAAGGGATACAAGCAGCCGCCTCCCATGGTTCGCATCGGCTTCCAGGACCCCATGATTGTCTACTATTCCTCTGGAACGACTGGTATTCCAAAAGCAATTGTCCACGGGGTGGGACCTCTCCTCATAAGCACACGCAAGGAGGGCATTCTACACCGTTGCGTCACTCCAGATGACGTTGGGCTGCAATACACCACCACCGGATGGATCATGTACCTGTCCAGCGTGTCGCAGTTGGCCTTGGGGGCCAGGGCCGTGTTGTACGACGGCTCGCCGTTCATCCCTGATCCCACCGTCTTGCTGAAGATTGCAGAGCAGCAGGGCGTGACGACACTGGGCCTCAGTCCGAGATGGATGACGGAGCTGATGAAGCGCGACATTGCGCCTAGAAAGGTGGCTGACCTGTCCAAGCTGCGAAGAGTCGTCAGCACAGGCATGGTGTTGCCGGACCAAATGTTTGAATGGTTCTACGACGTGGCGTTTCCACCACAGGTCCAGctcgccaacatctctgGAGGTACCGACATT GCTGGCTGCTTTGTTCTCGAGAACCCTCTCACCCCCGTCCACGTAGGCGGTTGCGTCGGTGGCTCGCTCGGCGTCCCCATTGCCGTCTACGACCACGATCTCCCCGACGGCAGCGACGGCAAACCACTTCCGCTTGGTCAGGCGGGCGACCTAGTTGCCACGGCTGCTTTCCCCAACGTGCCTCTATTCCTGTGGAACGACGACGCGCCCTCGCCCGGTAAGAAGTACCGCGGGGCCTACTTTGACCGCTTCAACAAGGTCTGGGCGCAGGGCGACTTTTGCGTCTTCCACCCCAAGACTGGAGGCATGCTCATGCTCGGTCGATCAGACGGCGTCCTCAACCCTAGCGGTATCCGGTTTGGCAGCTCCGACATCTATGCCGTCCTCGAGAGGTGCTTCCCCGCCCAGGTTGCCGAGTCTCTGTGCGTAGGACAACGACGCCCGAGCGACCTTGATGAGCGGGTcgtcttgttcttgattATGAAGCAAGGCCAcgagctggacaagaagatggtCAGAAGCATCAAGGacaccattgccaaggagtTGACCAAGAGGCATGTGCCCAAGTACATCTTTCAAGTACCCGAAATCCCCGTCACTGTGAACGGGAAGAAGGTCGAGTTGCCGGTAAAGAGTATCATTTCAGGGAAGACGGTGAAGCCGAGTGGTACCCTGTTGAATCCGGGTAGCTTGGAGTATTTCTATAGGTTCCAAAAGGTGGAAGAGTTGGATGAGCCGGTTGCCAAGTTGTGA